In Arthrobacter sp. CDRTa11, one DNA window encodes the following:
- a CDS encoding M15 family metallopeptidase yields MCHDCASGQANTGPNTSAVSSRRSFTRFLATGAGLTVLAACTPDPAGPVTPSSSTSAASSSAASTSSPSPSSPSPVALATVESPTPAEPVPAHAPAPPSAAAALPRQFSLTDPASPWLVVNKHRPLAPADYVPADLVQPNVPLAVTGEAALLNSTTAAAAEAMFAAAAREGVVLTLASGYRSYGTQVATYNGYVAARGQADADTASARPGYSEHQTGWSFDIGDGGGACSFQPCFADQPAAVWAKAHGHRFGFVVRYPWMFHPITGYYYEPWHLRFIGVEAATDMANRGISTVEEYFGVEAAPGYP; encoded by the coding sequence ATGTGCCACGACTGCGCCTCCGGCCAGGCAAACACCGGGCCCAACACATCGGCTGTCAGCAGCCGGCGCAGTTTTACGCGATTTCTCGCTACCGGTGCAGGGCTGACTGTCCTGGCAGCGTGCACGCCGGATCCCGCAGGTCCGGTCACGCCGTCGTCGTCCACTTCCGCTGCCTCCTCGTCCGCCGCGTCAACCTCGTCCCCCTCCCCCTCGTCCCCCTCCCCCGTAGCTCTTGCAACGGTGGAAAGCCCGACGCCGGCTGAGCCCGTCCCCGCGCATGCTCCCGCACCGCCGTCGGCAGCTGCCGCCCTGCCCCGCCAGTTTTCGCTGACAGATCCGGCCAGTCCCTGGCTGGTGGTGAACAAGCACCGCCCACTAGCTCCCGCCGACTACGTTCCGGCGGATCTGGTGCAGCCCAACGTCCCCCTGGCGGTAACAGGTGAAGCAGCCTTGCTGAACAGCACGACGGCGGCCGCCGCGGAGGCGATGTTCGCCGCCGCCGCGAGGGAAGGGGTTGTTCTGACCCTGGCGAGCGGCTACCGCTCGTACGGGACGCAGGTGGCCACCTATAACGGCTACGTGGCGGCGCGGGGGCAGGCTGACGCGGACACCGCGAGCGCCCGGCCGGGCTACTCGGAGCACCAGACCGGGTGGTCCTTTGACATCGGCGACGGCGGCGGCGCATGCAGCTTCCAGCCCTGCTTTGCCGATCAGCCGGCCGCGGTGTGGGCCAAGGCGCACGGCCACCGCTTCGGTTTCGTGGTCAGGTACCCCTGGATGTTCCACCCGATCACCGGGTACTACTACGAGCCCTGGCATCTGAGGTTCATCGGCGTGGAGGCCGCCACGGACATGGCGAACCGCGGCATCAGCACGGTGGAAGAGTATTTCGGCGTGGAAGCCGCTCCGGGGTATCCCTAG
- the mscL gene encoding large conductance mechanosensitive channel protein MscL → MLTGFKNFIMKGNVVDLAVAVVMGAAFSAVVTSIVEGLLTPLIGRLFSAKGMEEMQWEGFMYGSVISSIISFLLVAASIYFVVVLPMNHMIELRNRKLGINKDVKEEAAEDPQIALLTEIRDALQRTPTS, encoded by the coding sequence ATGCTGACTGGATTCAAGAATTTCATTATGAAAGGCAACGTCGTTGACCTTGCCGTAGCCGTTGTGATGGGCGCCGCGTTCAGCGCCGTTGTCACATCAATTGTCGAAGGGCTGCTCACGCCGCTGATTGGCCGCCTCTTTAGCGCCAAGGGCATGGAGGAAATGCAGTGGGAGGGATTCATGTACGGGTCCGTCATCTCCTCCATCATTTCGTTCCTGCTGGTGGCGGCCTCCATTTACTTTGTGGTGGTGCTGCCCATGAACCACATGATCGAGCTGCGTAACCGCAAGCTCGGAATCAATAAGGACGTCAAGGAAGAAGCGGCGGAAGATCCCCAGATCGCCCTGCTCACCGAAATCCGGGATGCCCTTCAGCGCACTCCCACTTCCTAA
- the coaA gene encoding type I pantothenate kinase → MTLQRNEANGEGVSPFVELDRQTWSRLAAQMEQPLNEEDIVRLRGLGDPLDMTEIREVYLPLSRLLHLYVEASHQLHSATTTFLGEKTQRTPFVIGVAGSVAVGKSTIARVLREMLRRWPGTPNVELITTDGFLYPLAELKRRQLLERKGFPESYDRRALLRFVSEIKSGAEEVRAPWYSHVTYDIVPGKEVVVRRPDVLIVEGLNVLAPARPRHDGKQGLALSDFFDFSIYVDAPTSYIEEWYVDRFRKLRSTAFAQPESYFHRYATLSDEEAETTARDIWKRINEPNLEENVLPTRGRAQLVLSKDADHSIRRMLLRKV, encoded by the coding sequence GTGACTTTGCAACGCAATGAAGCGAACGGCGAGGGTGTCTCCCCGTTCGTCGAGCTGGACCGGCAAACGTGGTCCCGGCTCGCAGCCCAGATGGAACAGCCTCTTAACGAAGAGGACATTGTCCGTCTGCGCGGCCTCGGCGATCCCCTGGACATGACCGAGATCCGTGAGGTCTATCTCCCGCTCTCCAGGCTCCTCCACCTTTATGTCGAGGCCTCCCACCAGCTTCATTCCGCCACCACCACCTTCCTGGGCGAAAAGACGCAGCGCACACCTTTTGTGATCGGTGTGGCCGGATCAGTTGCCGTGGGCAAGTCCACCATTGCCCGCGTTCTGCGGGAGATGCTGCGCCGCTGGCCCGGCACGCCCAACGTGGAACTGATCACGACAGACGGTTTCCTGTATCCCCTGGCAGAGCTCAAGCGGCGCCAGTTGCTGGAACGCAAAGGGTTTCCGGAGTCCTATGACCGCCGGGCGCTGCTTCGGTTCGTGAGCGAGATTAAGAGCGGAGCCGAAGAAGTGCGGGCCCCGTGGTACTCCCACGTCACCTACGACATCGTTCCGGGCAAGGAGGTGGTGGTCCGCAGGCCTGATGTCCTGATCGTGGAAGGCCTGAACGTGCTGGCTCCTGCGCGCCCCCGCCATGACGGTAAACAGGGTTTGGCGTTGAGCGACTTCTTCGACTTCTCCATCTATGTCGATGCCCCGACGTCCTACATCGAGGAGTGGTACGTGGACCGCTTCCGCAAACTCCGCAGCACCGCGTTCGCGCAGCCCGAGTCCTATTTCCACCGCTATGCCACCCTGTCGGATGAGGAGGCGGAGACCACCGCCCGCGACATTTGGAAGCGCATCAACGAGCCCAACCTGGAGGAGAACGTGCTGCCTACCCGTGGACGCGCCCAGCTGGTGCTGTCCAAGGACGCCGACCACTCCATCCGCCGCATGCTGCTGCGGAAGGTCTAG